One stretch of Candidatus Marinimicrobia bacterium CG08_land_8_20_14_0_20_45_22 DNA includes these proteins:
- a CDS encoding ABC transporter ATP-binding protein — MKLYFRILKMVKPYWKTLTVGILASLMFVLFNSASVWLTASFVNVLFPKTQTVEQQSDSRKEVVEPTIPVKLNANDKLKALTNKLILRDEPVKTLRMLCLTIFLTFILKNIFFYIKNVCISWVQLKAVRDLRNRLYEHLHNLSLSFFQRKRGGEISSIVLNDVSTVRNSLSVSFDKLLVEPINILTFMTLLFIISWKLSLFAVIILPLTFIAISKIGQSVRRKSIRTSKQIAGIMAILDETLHGIRVIKAFSMENFEKMRFFRETEKYFQLLFKRRKLKIVSTPINEFFSVIIGISLLWFGGSHVLAGSGIEAEDFVRFIIMLFALMTPIKSLNNVNTDIQEAIASTIRIYSILDEKPDVVEKSNAQVLDGFHREIRYDHVRFIYPQTSHEVLSDVNMTIRKGEIVAIVGHSGAGKSTLADLLPRFYDPVGGSVQIDGIDIRDITFSSLRSLMGIVTQQTILFNDTIFNNIAYGLGDTDPEKVIAAADAANALEFINLFPDKFETMIGDKGLRLSGGERQRLAIARALLKNPPILILDEATSSLDSESEQKVQAAIEQLMKDRTVLVIAHRLSTIQNANKIIVLEKRKIYETGTHDELVKKEDSLYRYFYETQFVNHQTNHLHD, encoded by the coding sequence ATGAAACTTTATTTTCGCATTCTGAAAATGGTTAAACCCTACTGGAAAACGCTCACAGTCGGTATTCTTGCGTCACTTATGTTTGTCCTGTTCAACAGCGCCTCGGTCTGGCTTACCGCTTCGTTTGTCAACGTACTTTTTCCAAAAACACAGACCGTCGAACAGCAGTCGGATTCCCGAAAAGAGGTTGTTGAACCAACAATTCCCGTTAAACTCAATGCCAATGACAAACTAAAAGCATTGACAAATAAATTGATCTTAAGGGACGAACCGGTTAAAACTCTTAGAATGTTATGTCTAACGATCTTCTTGACATTTATACTCAAAAATATCTTCTTTTACATTAAAAATGTCTGTATCAGCTGGGTGCAGTTGAAAGCGGTGCGCGACCTGCGAAACAGGCTTTACGAACATTTGCATAACCTTTCTCTCTCATTTTTTCAACGAAAACGGGGGGGAGAAATTTCGTCCATTGTACTAAATGACGTTTCGACAGTACGGAATTCCCTTTCAGTCAGCTTCGATAAACTTCTCGTCGAGCCGATCAACATTCTCACATTCATGACGCTTCTGTTTATCATTTCATGGAAGTTGAGCCTTTTTGCCGTCATCATTCTGCCACTTACATTTATCGCGATTTCCAAGATTGGGCAGAGCGTTCGGCGAAAGTCGATTCGCACCTCCAAGCAGATTGCCGGGATTATGGCGATTCTTGATGAAACACTTCACGGAATTCGCGTCATCAAGGCATTCTCCATGGAGAATTTCGAGAAGATGCGCTTCTTCCGCGAAACCGAGAAGTATTTTCAACTGCTGTTCAAACGCAGGAAACTGAAAATCGTCTCGACGCCGATCAATGAGTTCTTCAGCGTCATCATCGGCATTTCTCTACTCTGGTTCGGAGGTAGCCACGTGCTCGCCGGAAGCGGAATCGAAGCGGAAGATTTCGTTCGGTTCATCATCATGCTTTTTGCGCTGATGACGCCGATCAAAAGCCTGAACAACGTTAATACGGACATTCAGGAAGCAATCGCTTCGACTATTCGAATTTATTCGATTTTGGATGAGAAACCTGATGTCGTCGAAAAATCAAATGCACAAGTTCTCGATGGCTTTCATCGGGAAATCCGCTATGATCATGTTCGCTTCATATATCCGCAAACGTCCCACGAGGTGCTTTCCGATGTAAATATGACGATCAGAAAGGGCGAAATCGTCGCCATTGTCGGACATAGCGGCGCCGGGAAATCGACGCTGGCTGATCTTCTGCCGCGCTTTTACGATCCTGTCGGCGGTTCCGTACAAATAGACGGAATCGACATCCGCGACATCACTTTCAGTTCGCTCCGGTCACTGATGGGAATCGTCACACAGCAAACGATCCTGTTTAACGACACGATATTTAACAACATAGCTTACGGTCTCGGAGATACCGATCCGGAGAAAGTCATCGCCGCCGCTGACGCCGCAAACGCACTGGAATTCATCAATCTTTTCCCGGATAAGTTCGAAACCATGATTGGCGATAAAGGCCTGCGGCTTTCCGGAGGCGAGCGCCAACGTCTCGCAATCGCCCGCGCATTGCTTAAAAACCCGCCGATCCTTATCCTTGACGAGGCAACTTCGTCGCTCGATTCCGAATCAGAACAAAAAGTTCAGGCAGCTATCGAACAGCTTATGAAAGACCGGACGGTTTTGGTCATCGCGCATCGACTCTCGACGATCCAGAACGCCAACAAGATCATCGTTCTGGAAAAGAGAAAGATCTACGAGACCGGCACGCACGACGAACTGGTGAAAAAGGAAGACTCTCTTTACCGTTATTTCTACGAAACGCAGTTCGTGAATCACCAGACTAATCATCTGCACGACTGA
- a CDS encoding threonylcarbamoyl-AMP synthase — protein MTEIISIDSASESQIAAILSALSDGQIIAYPTDTICGLGVDVFNSSAVGNLIRLKGRSSQKAISILYSDVERLLKDFPNLNNYQRKSVRSLIPGRVTLVLPVKNRNFPEQFMDEGFVGVRVIDMEPLNRILRQFPNPITTTSANPSGEKPAENAEDVVRYFGNSVSIVLKSSDSSSQIPSTVVRILSDSFSILRAGAVSADEIAQRCE, from the coding sequence ATGACTGAAATCATCTCAATTGATTCCGCTTCTGAATCGCAAATCGCGGCGATTCTGTCGGCATTGTCCGATGGGCAGATCATCGCTTATCCGACCGACACGATCTGCGGATTGGGCGTGGATGTTTTCAATTCATCCGCGGTCGGTAATCTTATTCGGTTGAAAGGCAGGTCTTCCCAAAAAGCAATAAGTATCTTATATTCGGATGTGGAACGATTACTAAAAGATTTTCCAAACCTAAACAACTACCAACGGAAGTCGGTTCGTTCGCTCATACCCGGACGGGTAACGCTTGTTTTGCCTGTGAAAAACCGGAATTTCCCCGAACAATTCATGGATGAAGGCTTTGTCGGCGTTCGCGTCATAGACATGGAGCCTTTGAACCGGATATTACGCCAGTTCCCGAATCCGATTACAACGACCAGCGCAAATCCGTCCGGTGAAAAGCCTGCGGAAAATGCCGAAGATGTCGTTCGGTATTTCGGCAACTCCGTGTCAATTGTGTTGAAGTCGTCGGATTCTTCGAGCCAGATTCCTTCGACGGTCGTCAGGATTTTATCAGACAGTTTTTCGATTCTTCGTGCGGGCGCGGTAAGCGCCGATGAAATAGCCCAAAGGTGTGAATAG
- the selA gene encoding L-seryl-tRNA(Sec) selenium transferase, translated as MTRTKSKLPFDWKILPSVQSVADLIATELTEFKPEILIRLIRFEIEWLRADIVRKQISLKDRQSAIEEVLCRLRSKSEKLLSLPLKKVINATGIVLHTGLGRAPFGNEILLETAEILSGFSNLEFDLNADKRGERLDLADDYLKLLTGAESSAVVNNNAAAVFLALNSLANRKEVIVSRGELIEIGGSFRLPEIMKKSGVKMVEVGTTNRTYMSDYESAIGTRTGAIILAHPSNYKIQGFTTRPEPGKVVKLAHEHGIPVIFDIGSGALFDIRKVGLPAELVVPEFIEAGVDLVTFSGDKLLGGPQCGIIVGKKKSILLLRKNPLMRIVRCDKTTFVLLCATLKRYLLSEPEKRIQTYRLLARDSHILLGEAEKIVHNLPKILVNDLGISVLETVVEAGSGSLPTETIPSAAIVFSPKKISVVRLAGLFRKNRPPVIGYTKSEEFYLDLKAVSSADLPAILDAIRTIGMSL; from the coding sequence ATGACCAGAACAAAATCCAAACTTCCTTTCGACTGGAAAATTCTGCCGTCCGTTCAATCCGTTGCCGACTTAATTGCCACCGAACTCACTGAATTCAAGCCGGAGATTCTGATAAGGCTGATTCGGTTCGAAATCGAATGGCTCCGAGCCGACATCGTTAGGAAACAAATCTCCTTGAAAGACAGGCAAAGTGCCATTGAGGAGGTTCTCTGCCGGTTGAGATCGAAAAGCGAAAAACTTTTATCGCTTCCACTGAAAAAAGTGATCAATGCGACCGGAATTGTCCTGCATACCGGTCTGGGACGCGCGCCATTCGGCAATGAAATCCTTTTGGAAACCGCTGAGATTCTTTCGGGTTTCTCCAATCTCGAATTTGACCTAAATGCAGACAAGCGCGGCGAACGACTCGATCTGGCGGATGATTATCTGAAGTTACTCACCGGCGCGGAATCATCCGCTGTTGTGAATAACAATGCCGCGGCTGTCTTTCTGGCGCTGAATTCGCTGGCAAACCGCAAGGAAGTCATCGTCTCGCGCGGTGAATTAATCGAAATTGGCGGTTCTTTCCGCCTTCCCGAAATCATGAAAAAGAGCGGCGTGAAAATGGTCGAAGTCGGGACGACTAACAGAACATACATGAGCGATTATGAAAGCGCGATTGGTACAAGAACCGGCGCAATTATCCTCGCGCATCCGTCCAATTACAAAATTCAGGGATTTACGACTCGACCCGAACCGGGAAAAGTCGTCAAATTGGCGCATGAACACGGCATTCCGGTGATTTTCGACATCGGCAGTGGTGCGTTATTTGACATCAGGAAAGTCGGACTTCCGGCGGAACTCGTCGTACCAGAATTTATCGAAGCGGGTGTCGATTTAGTGACGTTCAGCGGCGATAAACTTCTTGGCGGACCGCAGTGCGGAATCATCGTCGGGAAGAAAAAATCGATTCTCCTCCTTCGAAAAAATCCGCTGATGCGCATCGTCCGGTGTGATAAAACAACTTTCGTGCTTCTCTGTGCGACGCTGAAACGCTATTTACTTTCGGAGCCGGAGAAACGCATTCAAACCTACCGACTACTCGCGCGCGACAGCCATATTTTACTCGGCGAGGCGGAAAAGATCGTTCATAATTTGCCGAAGATACTTGTGAATGACCTCGGAATCTCGGTTCTCGAAACCGTCGTCGAAGCGGGAAGTGGTTCATTGCCGACCGAGACGATTCCCAGCGCGGCGATCGTCTTTTCACCGAAAAAAATCTCTGTCGTCCGACTGGCTGGCCTGTTCCGGAAGAATCGCCCGCCGGTCATCGGATACACGAAGTCCGAAGAATTCTATCTCGACCTGAAAGCCGTGTCGTCTGCAGATCTTCCGGCAATTTTAGATGCGATCCGAACCATCGGCATGTCGCTTTAA